Proteins encoded together in one Aminipila butyrica window:
- the fabK gene encoding enoyl-[acyl-carrier-protein] reductase FabK, producing the protein MNDVCQILGTEYPIIQGAMARIAESSLAAAVSNGGGLGIIASGGYDADWLRNEIRTVRKLTDKPFGVNLMLLMPNIEELIQVVCAEKVPVVTTGAGNPGKYMKTLKEAGIKVIPVVASVALAIRVERAGADAVIAEGTEAGGHIGEIATMALTPQVVDAVSIPVLAAGGIADGRGVAAAYMLGARGVQVGTRFVVASECIVSQNYKDAIIKARDTDTCATGRSTGHPVRVIKNKLAREILAIEKASTGEEAQAAIDQVGIGALSAAVFAGDIERGSVMSGQIAGMVRKEQPAAEMIREMFAEAAAIYADRASLF; encoded by the coding sequence ATGAATGACGTATGTCAGATCTTAGGAACAGAATATCCAATTATACAGGGAGCTATGGCCAGAATTGCAGAGAGCTCCCTGGCCGCAGCGGTGAGCAATGGCGGGGGCCTGGGTATCATCGCCAGCGGCGGATACGATGCGGACTGGCTGAGAAACGAGATCCGAACGGTACGGAAACTGACCGATAAACCTTTTGGCGTAAATTTGATGCTGCTCATGCCGAACATTGAAGAGTTGATTCAGGTAGTTTGTGCAGAAAAGGTTCCAGTAGTGACCACAGGCGCAGGCAATCCGGGCAAGTATATGAAAACGCTGAAAGAAGCTGGTATCAAGGTGATTCCGGTAGTTGCTTCGGTTGCTTTGGCCATCCGGGTGGAACGAGCCGGAGCTGACGCCGTCATTGCTGAAGGCACAGAAGCTGGAGGCCATATTGGGGAAATTGCCACGATGGCATTGACCCCTCAGGTCGTAGATGCTGTATCCATTCCGGTACTTGCTGCCGGAGGTATTGCAGATGGCAGAGGAGTGGCAGCAGCCTATATGCTAGGTGCTAGAGGCGTTCAGGTTGGCACCCGCTTCGTGGTGGCCAGTGAATGTATTGTTTCCCAGAATTACAAGGATGCCATCATCAAAGCTAGAGATACAGATACCTGTGCGACGGGAAGATCTACGGGACATCCGGTGCGGGTGATTAAGAATAAGCTGGCCAGAGAAATTCTGGCGATTGAAAAGGCCAGTACCGGGGAGGAGGCTCAAGCAGCCATCGACCAGGTCGGCATCGGCGCTTTAAGTGCAGCGGTGTTTGCTGGTGATATAGAGCGGGGTTCTGTCATGTCTGGACAGATCGCGGGAATGGTGCGGAAAGAGCAGCCAGCCGCAGAAATGATTCGTGAGATGTTTGCAGAGGCAGCAGCGATTTATGCAGACAGAGCATCGCTGTTTTAG
- a CDS encoding ACP S-malonyltransferase, with amino-acid sequence MKIGLIFAGQGAQYPGMGKGLYDHSQKAREVLDLAGEQVKDWCFEGTKEMLRQTHITQPCVYTVTMAAYAAFFEELEKASPSIQADLEIVGLAGFSLGEYAALTAAGTIDDIHKGMDIVTKRGTWMNEAGLDSEGSQQGSMAAAFGERQAILDCVEAVRGDGILQGVNFNSPVQTVVAGDKESLERFKIEAKSRKIKVIPLSVGTAFHSQMMKPAAEKLRGLLEECGLKAPSKKVYSNVTAEDMMKGAEGLDEEATGRFIADLMGRQAMSPVYWQEIIEHMAADGVDCLIEMGPGTTLCGIVKKIKPEMMTLNIQDTESLKNTVNTLLENK; translated from the coding sequence ATGAAAATTGGGTTGATTTTTGCTGGACAGGGAGCTCAGTACCCTGGCATGGGAAAGGGACTGTACGATCATTCTCAAAAGGCCAGAGAGGTCTTAGATTTGGCAGGAGAACAGGTAAAGGATTGGTGCTTCGAAGGGACGAAGGAGATGCTTCGTCAGACCCATATTACCCAGCCTTGTGTATATACAGTGACCATGGCCGCCTATGCCGCATTCTTTGAAGAGTTAGAGAAAGCAAGCCCCTCTATACAGGCAGATTTGGAGATTGTTGGCCTGGCAGGATTCAGTCTGGGGGAATACGCCGCTTTGACGGCAGCTGGAACCATCGATGACATTCATAAAGGTATGGATATTGTCACCAAAAGAGGTACCTGGATGAACGAAGCCGGATTAGACAGTGAAGGCAGCCAGCAGGGCAGTATGGCCGCAGCTTTTGGTGAGCGACAGGCCATCTTGGATTGTGTGGAAGCCGTAAGAGGAGATGGTATCCTTCAGGGAGTCAATTTCAATTCCCCAGTGCAGACTGTAGTGGCTGGAGACAAGGAATCTCTGGAGCGTTTCAAGATAGAAGCGAAGAGCAGAAAAATAAAAGTCATTCCCCTCAGTGTGGGCACCGCTTTCCATAGCCAGATGATGAAGCCGGCAGCGGAAAAGCTGCGGGGGCTTCTGGAGGAGTGCGGACTAAAAGCCCCAAGCAAGAAAGTTTATTCTAACGTGACGGCAGAGGACATGATGAAAGGGGCGGAAGGGCTGGATGAAGAGGCCACAGGCCGCTTTATTGCAGATCTCATGGGCAGACAGGCCATGAGCCCGGTCTACTGGCAGGAAATCATCGAACATATGGCTGCCGATGGGGTGGATTGTCTTATTGAAATGGGACCTGGCACGACCCTCTGCGGTATTGTAAAAAAGATTAAACCGGAGATGATGACGCTAAATATTCAGGATACAGAAAGCTTGAAAAATACAGTAAATACATTGCTTGAAAATAAGTAA